A portion of the Vulpes vulpes isolate BD-2025 chromosome 5, VulVul3, whole genome shotgun sequence genome contains these proteins:
- the SDHAF2 gene encoding succinate dehydrogenase assembly factor 2, mitochondrial isoform X1 → MAVAATFPGLARMLALSRRHLVSPLLSTPSNRFYRGDSPTDSQKDMIEIPLPPWQERTDESIETKRARLLYESRKRGMLENCILLSLFAKEYLHHMTEKQLNLYDRLINEPSNDWDIYYWATEAKPAPEIFENEVMALLRDFAKNKNKEQRLRAPDLEYLFEKPH, encoded by the exons ATGCTTGCTCTGTCAAGGCGCCACCTAGTGTCTCCTTTGCTCAGCACACCATCCAACCGTTTCTACAGAGGTGATAGCCCAACAGACTCCCAAAAAGACATGATTGAAATCCCTTTGCCTCCATGGCAGGAGCGAACTGATGAATCCATAGAAACCAAAAGAGCCCGGCTGCTCTATGAGAGCAGAAAGAGGGGAATGTTGGAAAACTGTATACTTCTTAG ccTCTTTGCTAAAGAGTATCTGCACCACATGACTGAGAAACAGCTGAACCTCTATGATCGCCTGATTAATGAGCCCAGTAATGACTGGGATATTTACTACTGGGCTACAG AAGCAAAACCGGCcccagaaatatttgaaaacgAAGTCATGGCACTGCTGAGAGActttgctaaaaacaaaaacaaagagcagaGACTGCGTGCCCCGGATCTGGAATACCTCTTTGAAAAGCCacattga
- the SDHAF2 gene encoding succinate dehydrogenase assembly factor 2, mitochondrial isoform X2 encodes MLALSRRHLVSPLLSTPSNRFYRGDSPTDSQKDMIEIPLPPWQERTDESIETKRARLLYESRKRGMLENCILLSLFAKEYLHHMTEKQLNLYDRLINEPSNDWDIYYWATEAKPAPEIFENEVMALLRDFAKNKNKEQRLRAPDLEYLFEKPH; translated from the exons ATGCTTGCTCTGTCAAGGCGCCACCTAGTGTCTCCTTTGCTCAGCACACCATCCAACCGTTTCTACAGAGGTGATAGCCCAACAGACTCCCAAAAAGACATGATTGAAATCCCTTTGCCTCCATGGCAGGAGCGAACTGATGAATCCATAGAAACCAAAAGAGCCCGGCTGCTCTATGAGAGCAGAAAGAGGGGAATGTTGGAAAACTGTATACTTCTTAG ccTCTTTGCTAAAGAGTATCTGCACCACATGACTGAGAAACAGCTGAACCTCTATGATCGCCTGATTAATGAGCCCAGTAATGACTGGGATATTTACTACTGGGCTACAG AAGCAAAACCGGCcccagaaatatttgaaaacgAAGTCATGGCACTGCTGAGAGActttgctaaaaacaaaaacaaagagcagaGACTGCGTGCCCCGGATCTGGAATACCTCTTTGAAAAGCCacattga
- the SAXO4 gene encoding stabilizer of axonemal microtubules 4 gives MMGKLPLGVVSPYVKMSSGGCTDPLKFYATSYCTAYGREEFKPRVGSHEGTGYRSNYRPVVSYHANLDALDNPAMGEQVRHNFQSVTNQSYRPLEVPDGKYPLPWNMHQTNSGYSREKPSTTTPTKEVRKVHFDTQDYGAQAITGLEPKDMPLLHQQQGKGSLEWENAGHGPRFMTSEYNSKYLKEPPNQPDLLQKKSIGAKEETGFTEESPKNPIVFQPPSQTLPGDPIFLPGRSVARSDFLPMTHPHGDEFLPVLARGSERETGYSRVNERMLNLRVLPSSPEPSSMSHRQFQPPQRVQQTNIALLGRETVGNKESTGYSLNNPSYVRSPYDPDMDNRYLSTYNQGYFENMPKGLDREGWTRGGIQPQKPGGYALNQPVTRMEPTPNRMESLRRLHPHVGRPLISADPFYRAEPHSSRFTTPN, from the exons ATGATGGGGAAACTCCCCTTGGGGGTTGTCTCCCCTTATGTGAAGATGAGTTCGGGGGGCTGCACGGATCCCCTGAAATTCTATGCCACCAGCTACTGTACAGCCTATG GTCGGGAGGAGTTCAAGCCCCGCGTGGGCAGTCACGAAGGCACAGGCTACAGATCCAATTACCGGCCTGTGGTCTCCTACCATGCCAATCTCGATGCCCTGGACAACCCAGCCATGGG GGAACAGGTCCGCCACAATTTCCAGTCGGTGACCAATCAGAGTTACCGCCCCCTGGAGGTGCCTGATGGCAAATACCCACTGCCCTGGAACATGCACCAAACCAACTCTGGCTACTCTCGGGAAAAGCCCAGCACCACGACCCCTACTAAAGAG GTCAGGAAGGTCCATTTTGATACCCAGGACTATGGGGCGCAGGCCATCACAGGGCTGGAGCCCAAGGACATGCCCCTGCTCCACCAGCAGCAGGGCAAGGGCTCGCTGGAGTGGGAGAACGCTGGACAT GGCCCGCGATTCATGACCTCTGAGTATAACTCCAAGTATCTCAAGGAGCCTCCCAACCAGCCAG ATCTCTTGCAGAAGAAATCAATTGGCGCCAAGGAAGAGACTGGCTTCACTGAAGAGTCCCCCAAGAACCCCATTGTCTTCCAGCCGCCCTCCCAAACCCTCCCTGGGGACCCA ATCTTCCTACCTGGCAGGAGTGTCGCCAGGTCCGACTTCCTCCCCATGACCCACCCTCAT GGGGACGAGTTCCTGCCTGTGTTGGCCAGAGGATCCGAGCGGGAGACGGGCTATAGCCGAGTGAATGAGAGGATGCTGAACCTCAGG GTGTTGCCTTCAAGCCCAGAACCTAGCAGCATGAGCCACCGGCAGTTCCAGCCCCCACAGCGGGTACAACAGACAAACATTGCCCTGCTGGGCCGGGAGACCGTGGGGAACAAG GAGTCCACGGGGTACAGCCTTAACAACCCCAGCTACGTCCGGAGCCCCTATGATCCCGACATGGATAATCGGTACCTGAGCACCTACAACCAAGG GTACTTTGAGAATATGCCCAAGGGTCTGGACCGAGAAGGCTGGACTCGAGGTGGCATCCAGCCTCAGAAGCCTGGAGGCTATGCCCTCAACCAGCCAGTCACCCGCATGGAGCCCACTCCCAACCGCATGGAGAGCCTTCGGCGCCTGCACCCCCACGTGGGCAG ACCCCTGATCTCTGCAGACCCCTTCTACCGAGCTGAGCCTCATAGCAGCCGCTTCACAACACCAAACTGA